In the Streptomyces sp. f51 genome, one interval contains:
- a CDS encoding NAD(P)/FAD-dependent oxidoreductase — protein sequence MTAKRGVPDVLIVGGGLAGLACARDLVGHGLGVRLLEASDEVGGRMRSDAHDGFVVDRGFQVFNTSYPQVRRRLALRDLRLRPFTPGVLVHTEDGPLRFEDPTRGRKRLGDLRPGRLAGTRDLIALAALSGRDMLAPASWLKRGEDRTTRTALAAAGFSEEFVERFFRPFLSGVFLEDQLETSGRVFHLVWRSMLRGTLCLPAAGIGAVPRLLAEALPPGVVRLGTSVTRLTDGGVEMDDGGELAARAVVVATGPGPAARLLPGLGLPAYRVVTTYYHAATRSPLAEPVLVTDTRRRFLNTCVLSEAVRGYAPPGMSLIATSVLGHDQEGEEGWLRDTLAEVYGTDTGDWDLLTVRTVPDALPAMPPPQPLSLSSRVAPGRYVCGDHRATGSVQGALASGARAAREVAADLAR from the coding sequence CTCGGGGTACGGCTCCTCGAGGCCTCGGACGAGGTGGGCGGCCGGATGCGCTCCGACGCGCACGACGGCTTCGTCGTCGATCGCGGCTTCCAGGTCTTCAACACGTCCTATCCGCAGGTCAGACGTCGGCTCGCGCTGCGCGACCTGCGGCTGAGGCCCTTCACGCCCGGCGTCCTCGTGCACACGGAGGACGGGCCGCTGCGCTTCGAGGACCCGACCCGCGGGCGCAAGCGGCTGGGCGACCTGCGCCCCGGGCGGCTCGCGGGGACCCGTGACCTGATCGCGCTGGCCGCGCTGTCGGGCCGGGACATGCTCGCCCCCGCCTCCTGGCTCAAGCGCGGCGAGGACCGTACGACACGCACCGCGCTGGCTGCGGCCGGATTCTCCGAGGAGTTCGTGGAGCGGTTCTTCCGGCCCTTCCTGTCCGGGGTCTTCCTCGAGGACCAGCTGGAGACGTCCGGCCGGGTGTTCCATCTCGTCTGGCGCAGCATGCTGCGCGGCACCCTGTGCCTGCCCGCCGCCGGCATCGGGGCCGTGCCGCGGCTGCTGGCCGAGGCGCTGCCCCCAGGCGTCGTACGTCTCGGCACCTCCGTCACGCGGCTCACGGACGGCGGGGTCGAGATGGACGACGGGGGCGAACTCGCGGCGCGGGCCGTGGTCGTGGCCACGGGGCCGGGACCGGCCGCCCGTCTGCTGCCCGGCCTCGGCCTTCCGGCGTACCGCGTCGTGACGACGTACTACCACGCCGCGACCCGTTCACCGCTGGCCGAACCCGTCCTGGTCACGGACACGAGAAGGCGCTTCCTCAACACCTGCGTCCTGAGCGAGGCGGTCCGCGGCTACGCCCCGCCGGGGATGTCGCTGATCGCCACCTCGGTCCTCGGGCACGACCAGGAGGGCGAGGAGGGGTGGCTGCGCGACACGCTCGCGGAGGTGTACGGCACCGACACCGGGGACTGGGACCTGCTCACGGTCCGTACCGTTCCCGACGCCCTGCCGGCGATGCCGCCCCCGCAGCCGCTGAGCCTGTCCTCCCGGGTGGCCCCGGGCCGCTATGTGTGCGGGGACCACCGTGCCACGGGCTCGGTGCAGGGCGCGCTCGCGTCGGGGGCCCGCGCGGCGCGCGAGGTCGCGGCCGACCTGGCACGGTAG